A genomic window from Pseudomonas cavernicola includes:
- a CDS encoding indolepyruvate ferredoxin oxidoreductase family protein has translation MSLAEIRLDDKYRLATGHLYLTGTQALTRLPMLQKQRDTAHGLNTACFISGYRGSPLGNLDKSLWEAKSFLQENAIHFQPGVNEELAATAVWGSQQTSLFPGARYDGVFSMWYGKGPGVDRCGDVFKHGNSAGVSPHGGVLLLAGDDHGCKSSSIANQSEHAFIAASIPVLNPANVQEILDYGIIGWELSRYSGCWVALKTIAENVDSSAVVDVDPLRVEVKIPDDFELPEDGVHIRWPDPPLVQEKRLNIYKIYAARAFARANNLNQVMLDSPSPRLGIITTGKSYLDVRQALVDLGLDDELCAQVGLRVLKVGMSWPLEPVSVHEFAEGLDEILVVEEKRSIIEDQLTGQLYNWPVGKRPRVVGEFDEAGNSLLPNLSELTPAMIARVIAKRLAPIYSSEQIESRLGFLAAKEKALAAPKHHTVRTPHFCSGCPHNTSTKLPEGSRAQGGIGCHYMTQWMDRNTDTFTQMGGEGATWIGQAPFTDTPHIFQNLGDGTYFHSGQLALRAAVASGVNITYKILYNDAVAMTGGQPIDGELRVDQLSQQVFAEGVKRIAVVTDEPEKYPTRDTFAPIVSFHHRRELDAVQRELREFKGTSVIIYDQTCATEKRRRRKRGKLVDPAKRAFINPAVCEGCGDCSVKSNCLSVLPLETELGRKREIDQNSCNKDFSCVDGFCPSFVTVHGGSLRQPEAVGAGAVFAALPEPTQPTLERPWNILLPGVGGSGVTTVGALLGMAAHIEGKGCSVLDQAGLAQKFGPVITHIRIAAKQDDIYAVRIAAGETDLLLGCDLVVAASEEALAKLNERIATAVVNSHEAATAEFTRNPDAQVPGQAMQEALIEAVGQEKTHFIDATRLATRLLGDSIATNLFMLGYAYQRGLVPVSAAAIEQAITLNGVAVKLNCEAFLWGRRAAHDPSAVEKLATPVEQGAPSCETLEEVIQFRIDYLTAYQDATYAKRYNDLVERVRLLDSDASKQLTEAVARYYFKVLAYKDEYEVARLYSNGDFRTQLQAQFSGDYRLEFHLAPSWLAKRDPVTGQPRKRQFGPWMLRAFGLLAKFKFLRGNALDPFAYSEERRQERELIGHYEDSVEAVLAHLRADNYHTAVAIAELPEQIRGYGHVKERAMAKAREHEAQLRTQLLAGELQVVRLYESAA, from the coding sequence ATGTCTCTGGCCGAGATCCGCCTGGATGACAAGTACCGACTCGCAACCGGTCATCTCTACCTCACCGGCACCCAGGCACTCACCCGCCTGCCGATGCTGCAAAAACAGCGTGACACGGCCCATGGCCTGAACACTGCGTGCTTCATTTCCGGCTATCGCGGCTCGCCCTTGGGCAACCTCGACAAGAGCCTCTGGGAGGCCAAGTCCTTCCTTCAGGAAAACGCCATCCACTTCCAGCCAGGGGTCAACGAAGAGCTCGCCGCCACGGCCGTGTGGGGTAGCCAGCAGACCAGCCTGTTCCCTGGCGCGCGCTATGACGGCGTGTTCTCCATGTGGTACGGCAAGGGCCCTGGCGTGGACCGCTGCGGCGACGTGTTCAAGCACGGCAACTCCGCTGGCGTGTCGCCGCATGGCGGCGTCTTGTTATTGGCCGGTGACGACCACGGCTGCAAATCCTCGAGCATCGCCAACCAGAGCGAGCACGCCTTCATCGCCGCGTCGATCCCGGTGCTGAACCCGGCCAACGTCCAGGAAATCCTCGACTACGGCATCATCGGCTGGGAGCTATCGCGTTACAGCGGCTGCTGGGTGGCGTTGAAGACTATCGCCGAAAACGTCGATTCCTCCGCTGTGGTCGATGTCGACCCGCTGCGCGTCGAGGTGAAGATTCCCGACGACTTCGAGCTGCCGGAAGACGGCGTGCATATCCGCTGGCCTGATCCGCCGCTGGTGCAGGAAAAGCGCCTCAATATCTACAAGATCTACGCCGCCCGCGCCTTCGCCCGTGCCAACAACCTCAACCAGGTGATGCTCGACTCGCCCAGCCCGCGCCTCGGTATCATCACCACCGGCAAGTCTTACCTCGACGTGCGCCAGGCGCTGGTCGACCTCGGCCTCGACGATGAGCTTTGTGCCCAGGTTGGCCTGCGGGTGCTCAAGGTCGGCATGAGCTGGCCGCTGGAGCCGGTCTCGGTGCATGAGTTCGCCGAAGGCCTGGACGAAATCCTGGTGGTGGAAGAGAAGCGCAGCATCATCGAGGACCAACTGACCGGCCAGCTCTACAACTGGCCGGTGGGCAAGCGCCCACGGGTGGTCGGCGAGTTCGACGAGGCTGGCAATTCCCTGCTGCCGAACCTCAGCGAGCTGACCCCGGCGATGATCGCGCGGGTCATCGCCAAGCGTCTGGCGCCGATCTACAGCAGTGAGCAGATCGAGTCGCGCCTGGGCTTCCTCGCCGCCAAGGAAAAAGCACTGGCAGCGCCCAAGCATCATACTGTCCGCACCCCACATTTCTGCTCGGGTTGCCCACACAATACCTCGACCAAACTGCCGGAAGGCAGCCGCGCCCAGGGCGGCATCGGTTGCCACTACATGACCCAGTGGATGGATCGCAATACCGACACCTTCACCCAGATGGGCGGCGAGGGCGCGACCTGGATCGGCCAGGCGCCGTTCACCGACACCCCGCACATCTTCCAGAATCTCGGCGACGGCACCTACTTCCACTCCGGTCAGTTGGCCTTGCGTGCGGCGGTCGCTTCTGGGGTCAACATCACCTACAAGATCCTCTACAACGACGCCGTGGCCATGACCGGTGGCCAGCCGATCGACGGCGAATTGCGCGTCGATCAGCTCAGCCAGCAGGTGTTCGCCGAGGGCGTGAAACGTATCGCCGTGGTCACCGATGAGCCGGAGAAGTACCCGACTCGCGATACCTTCGCGCCTATCGTCAGCTTTCACCATCGTCGTGAGCTGGATGCCGTGCAACGCGAGCTGCGCGAGTTCAAGGGCACCTCGGTGATCATCTACGATCAGACCTGCGCCACCGAGAAGCGCCGTCGGCGCAAGCGCGGCAAACTGGTCGATCCGGCCAAACGCGCCTTCATCAATCCGGCGGTATGCGAGGGCTGCGGCGATTGCAGCGTGAAGTCCAACTGCCTGTCGGTGCTGCCGCTGGAGACCGAACTGGGGCGCAAGCGCGAGATCGATCAGAATTCCTGCAATAAGGATTTCAGCTGCGTCGATGGCTTCTGTCCGAGCTTCGTCACCGTGCACGGCGGCAGCCTGCGCCAGCCGGAAGCGGTCGGTGCCGGTGCAGTCTTCGCGGCCCTGCCGGAACCAACCCAGCCCACCCTGGAGCGGCCGTGGAACATCCTCCTGCCGGGTGTTGGCGGCAGCGGTGTGACCACTGTCGGCGCGCTGCTGGGCATGGCCGCGCATATCGAAGGCAAGGGCTGCAGTGTGCTCGACCAAGCCGGTCTGGCGCAGAAGTTCGGCCCGGTGATCACGCATATCCGCATCGCCGCCAAACAGGACGACATCTACGCCGTGCGCATCGCCGCTGGCGAGACCGATTTGCTGCTCGGCTGTGATCTGGTCGTCGCCGCCAGTGAAGAAGCGCTGGCCAAGCTCAACGAGCGTATCGCCACCGCCGTGGTGAACAGCCATGAGGCGGCTACCGCCGAGTTCACCCGCAACCCGGATGCCCAGGTACCGGGGCAGGCCATGCAGGAAGCGCTGATCGAGGCGGTGGGTCAAGAGAAGACCCACTTCATCGATGCCACGCGCCTGGCCACCCGCCTGCTCGGCGACAGCATCGCCACCAACCTGTTCATGCTCGGCTACGCCTATCAGCGCGGGCTGGTGCCGGTCTCCGCCGCCGCCATCGAGCAAGCCATCACGCTCAACGGCGTGGCGGTAAAACTCAACTGCGAGGCCTTCCTCTGGGGCCGCCGCGCCGCCCATGACCCGTCGGCCGTGGAGAAGTTGGCCACGCCGGTGGAGCAGGGCGCGCCAAGCTGCGAAACCCTGGAGGAAGTCATCCAGTTCCGCATCGACTACCTCACCGCCTACCAGGACGCCACCTACGCCAAGCGCTACAACGATCTGGTCGAACGCGTGCGGCTGCTCGACAGCGATGCAAGCAAGCAGCTCACCGAAGCCGTGGCGCGTTACTACTTCAAAGTATTGGCCTACAAGGATGAGTACGAAGTGGCGCGGCTCTACAGCAACGGTGATTTCCGCACGCAACTGCAAGCGCAGTTCAGCGGCGATTACCGCCTGGAGTTCCACCTGGCGCCGTCCTGGCTGGCCAAGCGTGATCCGGTGACCGGCCAGCCGCGCAAGCGCCAGTTTGGCCCCTGGATGCTGCGCGCTTTCGGCCTGCTGGCGAAGTTCAAGTTCCTTCGTGGCAACGCCCTCGACCCCTTCGCCTACAGCGAAGAACGCCGTCAGGAGCGCGAGCTGATCGGCCACTACGAGGACAGTGTCGAAGCCGTGCTGGCCCACCTGCGTGCGGACAACTACCACACGGCGGTGGCTATCGCCGAGTTGCCTGAGCAGATCCGCGGCTATGGCCACGTCAAGGAACGCGCCATGGCCAAGGCCCGCGAGCATGAGGCGCAACTGCGCACCCAGCTGCTGGCCGGCGAACTCCAAGTGGTGCGGCTCTACGAATCGGCCGCCTGA
- a CDS encoding Lrp/AsnC family transcriptional regulator — MQIKLSAIDRKILRLLQHNADLSAAEIAERVELSQSPCWRRIHRMQEEGVIERKVALLNPQRLGLSMTVFVNVKLSGHGRRYLAEFEEAITGYPEVLECYTMAGGMDYLLKVVAPDIASYERFLRDHLLQKPHVQEAHSNIAMSEVKRTTELPLDLV, encoded by the coding sequence ATGCAGATTAAGTTGAGTGCTATCGATCGCAAGATTCTCCGCCTGCTGCAGCACAACGCCGACCTCTCGGCAGCGGAGATCGCCGAACGCGTGGAATTGTCGCAATCGCCCTGCTGGCGGCGGATTCATCGCATGCAGGAAGAAGGCGTGATCGAACGCAAGGTCGCCCTGCTCAACCCGCAACGCCTGGGCCTGAGCATGACGGTGTTCGTCAACGTCAAACTCTCCGGCCACGGCCGCCGTTATCTGGCCGAATTCGAGGAAGCCATCACCGGTTATCCCGAGGTGCTGGAGTGCTACACCATGGCCGGCGGCATGGACTATCTGTTGAAGGTGGTGGCGCCGGACATCGCCAGCTACGAGCGCTTCCTGCGTGATCACTTGCTGCAGAAGCCGCATGTGCAGGAGGCCCATTCGAATATCGCCATGAGCGAAGTCAAACGCACCACGGAGTTGCCGCTGGATCTGGTTTGA
- the phnP gene encoding phosphonate metabolism protein PhnP, translating to MRLTLLGTGDARQVPVYGCSCVACDRARVYPQRRRGPCCALVECGGQRWLIDSGLSDLTERFAPHSLSGILQTHYHADHAQGLLQLRWGQGLVIPVHGPADPEGLADLYKHPGILDFSQPFAAFERRQLGELIVTALPLTHSKPTFGYLLEEAGLEGQGRRIAYLTDTVGVPEETATFLAGKPLDVLALDCSNAPQPQAPRNHNDLTRALQVIEQLQPGEALLTHIGHSFDAWLLDHPDSLPAGVSLAFDGLSI from the coding sequence ATGCGCCTGACCCTGCTCGGCACCGGTGATGCTCGCCAAGTGCCGGTCTACGGTTGCAGCTGCGTGGCTTGCGACAGGGCCCGGGTTTATCCGCAACGCCGCCGTGGACCTTGCTGTGCGCTGGTCGAGTGTGGAGGGCAGCGTTGGTTGATCGACAGTGGTTTGAGCGATCTGACCGAGCGCTTTGCGCCGCACTCGCTGAGCGGCATCCTGCAAACCCACTACCATGCCGACCACGCCCAGGGCCTGCTGCAATTGCGCTGGGGTCAAGGGTTGGTGATTCCGGTGCATGGCCCGGCCGACCCGGAAGGCTTGGCCGATCTCTACAAGCATCCGGGGATTCTCGATTTTTCCCAGCCGTTCGCCGCCTTCGAGCGTCGCCAGTTGGGCGAACTGATTGTCACGGCCCTGCCACTGACCCATTCCAAGCCAACCTTTGGCTATCTATTAGAAGAGGCGGGGCTGGAAGGCCAGGGCAGACGTATTGCTTACCTGACGGACACGGTCGGCGTGCCGGAAGAGACCGCCACCTTTCTCGCCGGTAAACCGCTGGATGTGCTGGCGCTGGATTGCTCCAACGCGCCGCAACCGCAGGCGCCGCGCAACCATAACGATCTGACCCGCGCCCTGCAGGTGATCGAGCAGTTGCAACCGGGCGAGGCGCTGCTAACCCATATCGGCCACAGTTTCGACGCCTGGCTGCTGGATCATCCCGATAGCTTGCCGGCGGGCGTCAGCCTGGCCTTCGATGGCTTGAGCATCTGA
- the phnN gene encoding phosphonate metabolism protein/1,5-bisphosphokinase (PRPP-forming) PhnN: MGKLIYLIGPSGSGKDSLLQAARATLDARGCRIVQRVITRSAEAVGEDAEAVTPEQFDRREAEGAFAMSWRANGLAYGIPKQIDDWLAAGHDVLVNGSRAYLPQARQRYPDMLAILLTVDSQVLRQRLLARGRETVEEIEARLARNAQFQASANPEGEGGSARLHILDNSDHFEQTVENLLNLIGASRACA; this comes from the coding sequence ATGGGCAAGCTGATTTATTTGATCGGCCCTTCGGGGTCAGGCAAGGACAGCCTGCTACAAGCCGCCCGCGCGACGCTGGATGCGCGCGGCTGTCGGATCGTCCAGCGGGTGATCACTCGTTCGGCCGAGGCGGTGGGTGAGGACGCCGAGGCGGTCACGCCGGAGCAGTTCGACCGGAGGGAGGCCGAAGGTGCGTTTGCCATGAGTTGGCGCGCCAATGGCCTGGCGTATGGCATCCCCAAGCAGATCGACGACTGGCTGGCGGCCGGGCATGACGTGCTGGTCAACGGCTCGCGGGCTTATCTGCCGCAAGCGCGCCAGCGCTATCCGGATATGCTCGCCATCTTGCTGACTGTGGACAGCCAGGTATTGCGTCAGCGCTTGCTGGCGCGGGGGCGCGAGACTGTCGAAGAGATCGAGGCGAGGCTGGCCCGTAACGCGCAATTCCAAGCCAGTGCGAACCCCGAAGGCGAGGGCGGCAGCGCCCGGCTGCATATCCTCGACAATTCCGACCACTTCGAACAGACAGTGGAAAACCTGCTCAACCTGATCGGCGCGAGTCGCGCATGCGCCTGA
- a CDS encoding alpha-D-ribose 1-methylphosphonate 5-triphosphate diphosphatase — translation MLAERILTNALVVTADQVFHGTVVLRDGLIAAVEEGRSDLPQAEDLAGAYLLPGLVELHTDNLEKHMTPRPGVDWPSASAVLTHDAQIIAAGITTVFDALSIGDVNPKGKRMQQLPAMLEAIAKAEAAGHTRAEHRLHLRCEVSHPLTLEVFRELVEHPLVQLVSVMDHAPGQRQFAQEAKYREYYQGKYHLSDAEMDAFIREQLANSSEYSEQYRAAIVDICGARGLSVASHDDATLAHVQESAGFGMAVAEFPTTLEAAKASHELGLKVLMGAPNIVRGGSHSGNIAAAELAQQGVLDILSSDYYPSSLLSAALLLAGQDNGYDLPKAIGTVSRAPAQAAGLVDRGEIRPGLRADLLQAKVQAGQVVIQQVWRQGKRVF, via the coding sequence ATGTTGGCTGAACGCATTCTGACCAACGCTCTGGTGGTCACTGCCGATCAGGTATTTCATGGCACCGTGGTGCTTCGCGACGGCCTGATCGCCGCAGTGGAGGAAGGGCGCAGCGACTTGCCGCAGGCCGAAGACCTGGCGGGCGCCTATCTACTGCCCGGGCTGGTCGAGCTGCACACCGACAACCTGGAAAAACACATGACCCCGCGCCCGGGGGTGGACTGGCCATCCGCTTCGGCAGTCCTGACGCATGATGCGCAGATCATCGCGGCGGGTATCACTACGGTGTTCGATGCACTGTCGATCGGCGATGTGAACCCCAAGGGCAAACGCATGCAGCAGTTGCCGGCGATGCTCGAGGCGATCGCCAAGGCCGAGGCCGCCGGGCATACCCGTGCCGAGCACCGCCTGCACCTGCGTTGTGAGGTTAGCCATCCGCTGACGCTGGAGGTGTTTCGCGAGCTGGTGGAGCACCCGCTGGTGCAGTTGGTGTCGGTGATGGATCACGCACCTGGCCAGCGCCAGTTCGCCCAAGAGGCAAAGTATCGCGAGTACTACCAGGGCAAATACCATCTCAGCGATGCGGAGATGGATGCTTTTATCCGCGAACAGCTGGCCAACTCCAGCGAGTACAGCGAGCAGTACCGCGCGGCCATCGTCGATATCTGCGGTGCGCGTGGCCTTTCAGTCGCCAGCCATGACGACGCGACCTTGGCGCATGTGCAGGAGTCGGCGGGTTTCGGCATGGCCGTGGCGGAGTTCCCGACCACGCTGGAAGCGGCCAAGGCCAGCCATGAGCTGGGTTTGAAGGTGCTGATGGGTGCGCCGAATATCGTCCGTGGTGGTTCCCACTCGGGCAATATCGCCGCCGCCGAACTGGCTCAGCAAGGTGTGCTGGATATCCTCTCCAGCGACTACTATCCGTCCAGCCTGTTGTCGGCGGCGTTACTGCTGGCCGGGCAGGACAACGGGTATGATTTACCTAAGGCTATTGGCACTGTCAGCCGCGCGCCGGCCCAGGCTGCCGGCCTGGTGGATCGTGGCGAAATTCGCCCGGGTTTGCGGGCGGATTTGCTGCAGGCCAAGGTGCAGGCAGGGCAGGTGGTGATCCAGCAGGTCTGGCGCCAAGGTAAGAGGGTGTTCTGA
- the phnL gene encoding phosphonate C-P lyase system protein PhnL: MNNMIEVRGLSKTFTLHQQHGVVLNVLRELNFHVRAGECLVLHGRSGAGKSTLLRTLYGNYLPAGGSIRIRHNEDMLEMVGAEPRQTLEVRRQTLGYVSQFLRVIPRVACLDVVMEPALARGWAKAEAEARAKRLLSRLNIPERLWQLAPGTFSGGEQQRVNIARGFMVTWPLMLLDEPTASLDEANRQVVLELIGEAKAAGAALIGIFHDRAAREAVADRYLDMTPAEGLLDKELAHVG; the protein is encoded by the coding sequence ATGAATAACATGATCGAGGTCCGCGGCCTCTCAAAAACCTTCACCCTGCACCAGCAGCACGGCGTGGTGTTGAACGTGTTGCGCGAGCTGAATTTTCACGTACGGGCCGGTGAGTGTCTGGTGCTGCATGGTCGCTCCGGCGCCGGTAAGTCGACCTTACTGCGTACCTTGTACGGCAACTATCTGCCCGCCGGCGGCAGCATCCGGATTCGGCATAACGAGGACATGCTCGAGATGGTCGGTGCCGAGCCACGGCAGACCCTGGAAGTGCGTCGGCAAACCCTCGGCTACGTCAGCCAGTTCCTGCGGGTGATTCCGCGCGTCGCTTGTCTCGATGTGGTGATGGAGCCGGCGTTGGCGCGCGGCTGGGCCAAAGCCGAGGCCGAGGCACGGGCCAAACGCCTGTTGAGCCGGTTGAACATTCCCGAGCGGCTCTGGCAACTGGCGCCCGGCACCTTCTCCGGTGGCGAGCAGCAGCGGGTGAATATCGCCCGCGGCTTTATGGTCACTTGGCCGCTGATGCTGCTGGATGAACCGACTGCCTCGCTGGATGAGGCCAATCGCCAGGTGGTGCTGGAGCTGATCGGCGAAGCCAAGGCTGCTGGCGCCGCGCTAATCGGAATTTTCCACGACCGCGCGGCCCGCGAAGCGGTCGCCGACCGTTACCTCGACATGACGCCCGCCGAAGGATTGCTGGATAAGGAGCTCGCACATGTTGGCTGA
- the phnK gene encoding phosphonate C-P lyase system protein PhnK, translated as MLPGKPKSTRQTPPAERVEPLLSVRDLTRLYGPEKGCQAVSFDLYPGEVLGIVGESGSGKSTLLSLLSGRCPPDRGVVNYRGKGDVWLDLYQSSEAERRTLLRTEWGFVEQNPRDGLRMSVSAGANIGERLMAQGLRHYGELRAAGLDWLKQVEIDPLRIDDLPRTFSGGMQQRLQIARNLVSSPRLVFMDEPTGGLDVSVQARLLDLLRGLVRELDLAVVIVTHDLAVARLLADRLMVMRRSHVVEAGLTDQILDDPQHPYSQLLVSSVLQP; from the coding sequence GTGCTCCCTGGAAAGCCAAAGTCCACGCGGCAAACGCCGCCAGCGGAACGCGTCGAACCGCTGTTGTCAGTGCGTGACCTGACCCGCTTGTATGGCCCGGAGAAGGGCTGCCAGGCGGTCTCATTCGATCTCTATCCCGGCGAGGTATTGGGCATCGTCGGCGAGTCCGGCTCGGGCAAGTCGACCTTGCTGTCGCTGCTCTCCGGGCGCTGCCCGCCGGATCGCGGGGTAGTCAACTATCGCGGCAAGGGTGACGTCTGGCTCGACCTCTACCAATCCAGCGAAGCCGAGCGCCGTACCTTGTTGCGTACCGAGTGGGGCTTTGTCGAGCAGAACCCGCGCGATGGCCTGCGCATGAGTGTGTCGGCCGGCGCCAATATCGGTGAGCGGCTGATGGCCCAGGGCCTGCGTCATTACGGCGAGCTGCGGGCGGCCGGTCTCGACTGGCTGAAACAGGTGGAGATCGACCCGCTGCGCATCGATGACCTGCCACGGACCTTCTCCGGCGGCATGCAGCAGCGCCTGCAGATCGCCCGCAACCTGGTCTCCAGCCCACGCCTGGTGTTTATGGACGAGCCGACCGGCGGGCTGGATGTCTCGGTGCAGGCGCGTTTGCTCGACCTGCTGCGCGGCCTGGTTCGCGAGCTGGATCTGGCAGTGGTGATCGTTACCCACGATCTGGCCGTGGCGCGGTTGCTGGCGGATCGCCTGATGGTCATGCGCCGCTCCCATGTGGTGGAAGCGGGGCTGACCGACCAGATTCTCGACGACCCGCAGCATCCGTATTCGCAGCTGCTGGTGTCCTCGGTGTTGCAGCCATGA
- the phnH gene encoding phosphonate C-P lyase system protein PhnH has protein sequence MLPVPTSEWLQPAFNDPLLDAQRSFRAALKALAEPGTLQQLDRALPLDLLQPATYALCLSFLDADTPLWLAPAFDSPAIRANLAFHCGCPIVAAREDALFALLDERELHDLSAFDNGSDRYPDQSCTLLIQLSALDGGRALSWQGPGIHDSRSVALPLAFDFWRERAARNAFPRGLDAFFAAEHRSLAAAQTAVSPIKNRGAA, from the coding sequence ATGCTTCCGGTGCCCACCTCTGAATGGCTACAACCGGCGTTCAATGACCCGCTGCTCGACGCCCAACGCAGCTTCCGCGCGGCGCTCAAGGCCCTGGCGGAACCCGGCACGCTGCAGCAGTTGGACCGCGCCTTGCCGCTGGACCTGCTGCAACCGGCGACCTATGCCCTGTGTCTGTCCTTTCTCGATGCCGACACGCCGTTGTGGCTGGCGCCGGCGTTCGACAGCCCGGCGATCCGCGCCAATCTGGCTTTTCACTGTGGTTGTCCGATCGTTGCCGCGCGTGAGGACGCCTTGTTCGCGCTGTTGGATGAGCGCGAATTGCACGATCTGTCCGCGTTCGACAACGGCAGCGACCGTTACCCGGATCAGTCCTGCACCTTGCTGATCCAGCTAAGTGCGCTGGACGGTGGCCGGGCGCTGAGCTGGCAAGGGCCGGGGATTCATGATTCGCGCAGTGTGGCCTTGCCGCTGGCGTTCGACTTCTGGCGTGAACGTGCTGCCCGCAATGCCTTTCCGCGTGGCCTCGATGCATTTTTCGCCGCCGAGCACAGGTCATTGGCTGCCGCGCAGACCGCCGTGTCGCCGATTAAAAACCGAGGAGCTGCCTGA
- the phnG gene encoding phosphonate C-P lyase system protein PhnG — MNASSASSVSAITARQRWMGVLARAGGDLHSFEPVLKDADYRLIRAPEVGMTLVRGRMGGTGSAFNLGEMSVTRCVVRLADGRTGYSYVAGRDKRHAELAALADAHLQGSQQQHWLQQLIEPLAQAQAARRTAQAAEIATTKVEFFTLLRGED; from the coding sequence ATGAATGCCAGCTCCGCTAGCTCCGTTTCGGCAATCACAGCGCGGCAGCGCTGGATGGGTGTACTCGCCCGTGCCGGCGGCGATCTGCACAGCTTCGAGCCGGTCTTGAAGGACGCCGACTACCGCCTGATCCGCGCTCCGGAAGTCGGCATGACCCTGGTACGCGGGCGCATGGGCGGCACCGGCAGCGCCTTCAACCTCGGTGAAATGAGCGTGACCCGTTGTGTAGTGCGCCTGGCCGACGGCCGTACCGGCTACAGCTATGTGGCCGGCCGCGACAAGCGCCACGCCGAGCTGGCCGCCCTGGCGGATGCGCACCTGCAAGGCAGCCAGCAACAACACTGGCTGCAACAATTGATTGAGCCCCTGGCCCAGGCGCAGGCCGCTCGTCGTACTGCGCAGGCTGCCGAAATCGCGACGACCAAGGTGGAGTTCTTCACCTTACTGCGAGGAGAAGACTGA
- the phnE gene encoding phosphonate ABC transporter, permease protein PhnE, producing MTTLTSSTSVVATGKRSWLNVLGWGLLLAMLAWSWHGAEMNPLALIRDSGNMATFAADFFPPDFSNWELYLKEMVTTVHIAIWGTVLAIICAIPLGILCSENIVPWWVYQPVRRVMDACRSINEMVFAMLFVVAVGLGPFAGVLALFISTTGVLAKLFAEAVEASDPGPVEGVRATGASALQEVIFGVIPQVLPLWISYSLYRFESNVRSATVVGMVGAGGIGVILWEAIRGFQFGQTCAVLLVIIVVVSLIDILSQRLRKLFI from the coding sequence ATGACCACCCTGACTTCCTCGACCTCCGTTGTAGCGACTGGCAAGCGTTCCTGGCTGAACGTGCTTGGCTGGGGGTTGCTCCTGGCTATGCTGGCTTGGTCTTGGCACGGCGCCGAGATGAATCCGCTGGCACTGATCCGTGACTCGGGAAATATGGCGACCTTCGCCGCCGACTTTTTCCCGCCAGACTTCAGCAATTGGGAGCTGTACCTGAAGGAGATGGTCACCACCGTACACATCGCCATTTGGGGCACGGTGCTGGCGATTATCTGTGCGATTCCGCTGGGCATTCTCTGTTCTGAAAATATCGTGCCCTGGTGGGTCTACCAGCCGGTGCGTCGGGTGATGGATGCCTGCCGTTCGATCAATGAAATGGTCTTCGCCATGCTGTTCGTGGTGGCGGTCGGTCTGGGCCCGTTTGCCGGTGTATTGGCGCTGTTCATCAGCACCACCGGGGTGCTCGCCAAGCTGTTTGCCGAGGCGGTCGAAGCTTCCGATCCCGGCCCGGTCGAGGGGGTGCGCGCCACCGGTGCCAGCGCCCTGCAGGAAGTGATCTTCGGGGTGATCCCGCAGGTTCTGCCGCTGTGGATTTCCTACTCGTTGTACCGCTTCGAATCCAACGTCCGCTCGGCCACGGTGGTCGGCATGGTCGGCGCCGGTGGTATCGGCGTGATCCTCTGGGAGGCGATTCGCGGCTTCCAGTTCGGCCAAACCTGCGCCGTGCTGCTGGTGATCATTGTGGTGGTGAGCTTGATCGACATCCTCTCGCAGCGCCTGCGCAAGCTGTTTATCTGA